The following nucleotide sequence is from Thermostaphylospora chromogena.
TGATCTTTTTCCGCATACCAGAATGCGCATGACCGGCGGCGGCCGGGAAATCGTGTGGCGGAGGGCGGGCGGACGGTCGATCGGCGGTGCGGCGGCCCGTCGATCCGGTCGCTGCGGTGGTTTCGCGGTGCCGATCGGGACGTCACGCGGTCGCCGTCGCGCAGCGGATCGGGGATCGCCGATGCGGGCGGGGCGGGCGTCCGCGTGGCCGGCGGTTCGCCGTTCCGGTGCGACGGCTCCGCGCGGCCTCCGATAGGCGGCGGCTCCGCGTCGCCTGCGACGGGCGGCGGCTTGCGCGCCGTCAGCGGATGACCCCGCAGTGCGGAACCGGCCCGCCGGCGGCCGTCGCGTTGCGCGACCATGCGCCGCGGGGCGGGCGCTGCGGCGCCCTGGCCGCCCGTACGCCGATGCCGGGCTCGGCCGGCGGCCCCGGCCGCGTTCGCGGCGCGCCTCGCCGAAGCGGCCGTTGATATTCGACGAGGCGATCATTCCCGGGCGGCGCCGGGAGGATTTCGACGGATCAGGCGGACTGAATTCCGGATTATTTAATCCTCGAATTCATCTGCCGTGAAAGTTTCATGAATCCGGTCTTATCGCGCGTTATATTGACCGTGCCGGAGGTGTGATGGGGAGGCGGTGTGAAATCTGTTTCGGGAAGGACGGTGACCGCGGCGGCGGTCGCCGTACGCGTGTGACGGCCATGTTCGGCCGTGGCCGTCACCTCGTCCGCGGGCGCCGCGGACGATCCGGGATGGCCGATGGGCGGGCAGGACATCAGCAACCCCGGTCCGATCCGAATGAGAGCGTTCTCAGCCCGTCGACGGTGGGCGACCTGGAGGTCGCGTGGACGTTACACCATGCGGGGCCCGTCTCGGCGACGCCCGCCGTGGTGGACGGCGCCGTCCACATCCCGGACCGGGCGGATGCTTCCACAAGGTGGACGCGGAGACGGAAGAGGTGATCTGGTCCCGTTCGGTGGCGTGGTACGCGGGTTCCACCGAGACCGTGGTATCCCGGGCCCACCCCGTCGTCGGTGACACCGTTTACATCGGCACCCAGACCGGTGCCCGGCTGCCGGCGACCCCCTCGCCGCCGGCGATCGCGTGTGCGGTTCGATGCGACACAAGACTGGAACCGTTCTTTATATCGTTTTGTCAGGGTTTATGAGGATAGGTTCGACGTTGTGACCGTATCTGGGACTCCGACCCCCGCTGAGGAGCTGCGTGCGGCGGGATTGCGGGTGACGGCCGCCCGCGTCGCGCTGCTCGAGACCGTCCGGGACGGCGACCACCTCGACGTCGAGGCGATCGCCGCCGGGGTGCGCGATCGCGTGGGCCACATATCCCTGCAAGCCGTGTACGAGGCCCTCAACGCGCTCACCGCAGCGGGACTCGTACGCCGCATCGAACCGGCCGGCAGCCCAGCCCGGTTCGAAGGACGCGTCGGCGACAACCATCACCACATCGTGTGCCGATCGTGCGGGGCCGTCGCCGACGTGGACTGCGCGACCGGCCAGGCGCCCTGCCTGACCGCGTCCGACGACCACGGCTTCCTGATCGACGAAGCCGAGGTCATCTACTGGGGCCTGTGCCCCGCCTGCGCCGACGCCCGCGCTTCCTGAGCACGTGATCCGCCCGGTCTGCAAGGAGCGCGGATCCCATGCTCATCACCATGCTGATCGTTTATGCCCTTCCCGTGGCCGTGACCCTCATATCTCTGCTGGTCGCCTCCTCGCGGCCGTGGCGTAAGGTTCTCTACCTCGCCGCGTTCATCGGCGTCGCTGTTCTGTCGGGGGTGCTCGGCAACCTGTTCATCGAAGACGAACCGGGGCTGTGGCTGTTCATCCTCGGCCCGGCGGTGGTCGTCACCGGAATCCGGCTGATCATCGCGAGCATCCTTGATCTACCCACGTCGGGGAACGGCACAGGCTGATCGTCGTGCATCGGACAGGGCGACGAGCGAGCACGGGACCACCTGCCGGCACCGGCGTTCCGCTCGCCCTCGCGTCCCGGCCGTGGTCACGCGGTGGTGCGGGGAACGGCCGCCTTCTCGCGCGGCGTGCGCCGCAGGTGCTGTACCGCCAAGGCGAGGCCCGCCGTGCCGAGTGCGGCCGTCACCAGCAGGGCGCTGACCCACAGCGGCGAGCGGTAGCCGAACCCGGCGGCGATGGTGAGGCCGCCGACGGCGGGACCGACGACCGCGCCCACGTTCAGGGCGGCGGTCGCGAAGGAGCCGCCGAGCGAGGGCGCCTCCACCGCCGCGTACAGCACCTGGGCGATCAGGGTCGAACCGACGGCGAACGAGAGGGTTCCCTGCACGAAGACGAGCACGAACGCGGCGATCGGGCTATCGGCCGTGGCCGCGAAGAGCCACCACCCGGCGAGCAGGGCGATCCCACCCGGAATCAGGACCCGCATCGGCCGCGCGTCCGACAGGCGGCCGCCGATGGTCACACCGGTGAACGAGCCGAGACCGAACAGCGCCAGTACCGCCGGCACCCAGCTCGCGGAGAATCCGCCGACATCGATGACCAGCGGAGCCAGATAGGTGAAGGTGGCGAAGGTGGCGGCGTTCACCAGCGCGGCCAGCAACAGTGTGACCAGCAGTCGCGGACGGCGCAGCGCCCGCAGTTCGCGACGGGCGCTGGGACGGCCTTCGTCCGGGGTGTCGGTCGTGCGAACCGTGTCGGGTACCGAGCGCAGCACGGCGAAGACGGCCGGCAGGGAGATCAGGGCGACGGCCCAGAACGCCGCCCGCCAGCCGGCGGCCTGGCCGAGCACGGCACCGGCGGGCACCCCGGCGACGCATGCGAGCGTGATGCCTCCCAGCAGGACGGAGGTGGCACGTCCTTTGGCGTTCGGCGCGACCATGCCGGTCGCCGCCGCGAGCCCTACGGCCAGGAAACCGGCGTTGGCCAGCGCACCGAGGACCCGGGTCACCAGGAGCACGGTGAAGCTGGTGGTGATCGCGCCGACGACATGCACGAGTATGAACGCGATCAGGAAGGCGAGCAGGGCCCGCCGAGCCGGCCAGCGCAGACTGAGGAGCGCCATCAGCGGAGCTCCGACGATCATTCCTGCGGCGAAGGCCGATGTCAGCGCGCCGGCGGCTGAGATGGACACATTCAGTTCACGGGCGATGTCTGCTATCAACCCGGACAGCATGAATTCCGACGTTCCTTGGGCGAATACCGCCAATCCCAGGATGTAGACGGCGAAGGGCATGAACGGATGACTCCACAGTTGCCTCGAAGGGGAGCAGATGGGGACACGGCATGCCGTCGCGGCGCTCCGGGATCGGCCGCATGACGCGTATGGTCATCCGGACTGGCGGAGGGCGGGGCGCTACCGCGTGAAGGAGTTCCGGCCCGGCTCCACCGGCAGCAGGGCGAAGACGACGGGACTACCGGAAAGACTCGGTCGGTGTGACAGTGATCCGGTGGCGGGGGTGGTGGAAGACGCGCGACCGCGGCGACGGCGCTGCCGCGTCACACCCGTGAAGAGCCACCGATGGATCGGTGGCTAGCGTCTTGACGCCTCGGGACCGGACACGGCCCACACCATAGTGAGGGGCGCCGAGACCTGTCCACAGGTTATTTCAGGGGCGGCGTCGCACGCGGTGGCCACGGTTTCCGGCTGACGGCCTGCACGTCCCGCGCCGGTGAAGCTGCCCTGCCGATCTGCAGACCGGTCGTCGCCGGAACGCGCGGATCTCCACCGCCGCGGTCCGGGAACCGTACGGTCCGACGACGTCCGTGATCTGAGCCTCCGTCGGTCCTGTCGCGCGGCGGACGTCGGGGAACACCGTCGTGCGGGACGCAGGGACGCAGGGATGATGATCTCTACTCGGTACACCGGTATGAGGACGTCCTCCGTCAGGAAGACGGCGGTTGGCCGACATGCTGCTGCGGTGGCTGGAGGAGCATCCGGCGCACGTCGCGGAGGTGCGGTAGGCGCGTTGGTGACGTCGAGCGGTGAGGCTTGGAGTCTCGGGGGATCCGGCGCCGTCGGCGTCGCGGGCGGAAGCGGCGGGCGGGACGCCGCCTTACGCGGTCACGCATGGGCACGCGCCCCGCGGCGTGACCCGATCCGCCGACGCCGGGCGGCGGAGCGGGTCACGGCTTGCCGGCGATGGCGCACGCCCGGCACGGGGGACGGCCGCAGATGCACTGGGTGATGGCGTCGAGGACGTTGTGGTCGTGGTAGAGGCACTGGTCCTTGCAGGTGTGGCGGGGGATGAACCCCGCCTGGATCTCGTCCGGCCACGGCTCCTCGCCTTCGCGGCAGCGGATGAACCGTTCGGGGTCCGTCGCGTGCAGTTCGTGCATGCTCGCCCGGGCCTGCGCCTCCAGCTCCCGTACCTGCGCCGCGGTGGCCTTGAGCTGGGTGATGAGGTCGGAGTACCGGTCGTCGCCGGTCCGCACGTACGCGGCGTGCAGCGCCATCACCGCGTTGCTCAGGGACCGGCCGGCGTCTTGGAGGTTGGTGGTGTGGTGAAGCTGGATTCCGGTGACGCCTCGTACCCACACGGCGTCGTTCTTCATCGATCACCCTTTCGGAGCGGCGGACGCTCGACGTGTTGTGGAGCGCCTTGTCGGGCGGCTCCGCGACGACCCTGGAGCCTTAAAGGATGTTTGACCTGTTTTGCAGCATAATTACTGATTTGCGTACTTCTGTGAGTTTGTCGAGGGGCGCGCTCGGCGTCGCGGGCCCATCGGCGGCGGGAGGCGTCGCTCCTCACCGCTTTCACCAGGGGGGAAGGCCCAAGGGCTGATCGACCCGCGCTTCGGCGCGGGGAAGAGGGTTCGCGGAAGCTTTGGCGAAAATTTACTGATCGAAGGTTTTGTGATCAGGCGCCGGGCGTCCCGGAGGGTGTCGCCGGTGATCGCGGACCGAGGCGGTTCGTGGAGTCGTCCCGGTCCGTTCGCCGGGGCGGGAGGTGCGGGGCGTCCCGCGATCGCCCGGCGGAGCCGTCCCCGGTCCCGTTCGCCGACGCGGAAGAGGAGGCCGCGGGGGCGTTCAACGGCGGGGGTGCCCGGCGCGGCGGGATCGCGGTTCCCGCGCGGCGGGAAGCACGGCGGCGAGGTGACGGATCAGAGCGAGGACGGCGAGCAGCGCCACCAGGGCGCACACCCCCCGCCAGCCCGCCCGGCCGTAGATCTGCGTGCCCAGCCAGGAGCCCGCGCTGCCGCCGAGGAAGGCGCAGGCCATGTAGGCGGTGTTGAGCCTGCCGCGGGCTTGCGGGCGCAGCGCGAAGATCCGGGCCTGGTTGGCGACCATGCCGGACTGCATCGCCACGTCGAGCACCAGCGTGCCGGCGACCAGGGCGGTCATGCCGAGGCCGCCGCCACCGGCCCCGGCGGCGAGTATCGCCGCCGATGCGAGCACTCCGATCATGCAGATGAGGTTCACCGGATCGGGTCCCCACCGGTCCACCAGCCGTCCGGCGAGCGGGGTGCACAGCATGGTCGCCGCCCCGACCAGGGCGAGCACCCCCACCACGTGGGCGCCCAGGCCGTAGGCCGGTCCGGTCAGGAGCAGCGCCAGGCAGGTCCACACGGCGGAGAACCCGCCGAAGATCGTCGCCTGGTAGAGGCAGGAACGGCGCAGGTCCGGCTCGGTGCGCAGCAGGCGCGCCGATTCGGCGAGGAGCGCCGGGTACGGCTGGCGCGAGGACGGGGCCGTCGCCGGCATCGCGACGCCGAGAACGGCCGCGAGGAGCAGGGCCGCGGCCGCGGCCACCAGGTAGGGGGCCCGCCAGCCCAGCCACTCGCCGAGCGTGCCGCCGAAGGCGCGGGCCAGCAGCATGCCGCCGATCGACCCGCTCAGCAGGGTGCCCAGCACCGCTCCGCGACGATCCGGGGCCGTCAGCCCGGCCGCCAGCGGGGCGATGACCTGCGCGACCACGGTGGTGACGCCGACGAGGGCGCTGGCGGCGACGAGCGGTGGCAGGGCCGGTGCGCACCCGGCGGTGACCAGCCCCAGGCCGGTGAGGGCCAGCAGGGTGACGAGGAGCGGGCGGTGCGGCAGGCGGTCGCCGAGCGGCACCAGCAGGAAGATCCCGGCCGCGTAACCGACCTGCGCGGCGGTCACCACCAGTGCGGCCGAGTCCGGTGGGACGCCCAGCCCGGCGGCGACCAGCGGGCCGACCGCCTGGGGGAAGTAGATGTTGCCCACGGCCACACCGCATGTCACGGCCAGGATCAGCACCGACCGGCGGCTGAGGGTCATGTCCGTCATATACCGAAGTCCATGGCATCTACCGCCTGACGCCAATCGATGTAGCGTATGGTTTAATGATCAGCTTCGAGCTGGGCGTCGAGGATCTCGCCGACACGCGGTTCGCCGTCTCGCCGTTGCACGAGGCCGTGCTCAGCCTGCGCGTCCTGCGCGATCCGGGCCTGTCCGCCCTGCACCTTCCCTGGCGCAGGTCCGTTCTCGGCAAGCTCGGCTCGCTCGACACCGACCTGCTGCTGTCCCTGGTCGGGGACAGCCACGCCCTGCCCGACTTCCTGACCCCGCGGCCCACGGGCTTCGCGCCCTCCTTCGAAGAGGAGCTGGCCGCCGTCGCCCGGACCTCCCCCGAGCTCGTGCGCCGCGATCTGCTGGGCGCGCACGCCCCGGGGCCGCTGCCCGGTCCCCTGCGCGCCGCCGTGGCCGCCGGTGACGAGCAGGTGATCGAACTCCGCGACGCCATATGCGACCTCCTGCGCCGGTACTGGGACATCGCCGTCAGATCGCTATGGCCGCGGATGCGGCTGCTGCTGGAAGCCGACATGACCTACCGGGCGCGGCAGCTCGCCGTGGGCGGTGCACGCCTGCTGTTCGCCGGCATGCACCCGAACCTGCAGTGGCAGGACGGCGTGCTGCGCATTCACCGGACGGTCGGCCACTACCACACCGTCGCGGCCGGTCGCGGGCTGCTGCTGGTGCCGTCCGTGTTCGCGCGGAAGCCCGCGCCTCCGGTCAGCCCGGAAGAACCGCCGTTGCTGATCTACCCCAGTCGCGGGGTGGCGACGCTGTGGACCACGGCGCCGCCTCCCACCTCGGACGCTCTCGAGGCGCTGCTCGGCGCGCCCAGGGCGGGACTGCTCAGCCTCCTCGACGAGCCGCTGCCCACGGTCGAGCTGGCCCGCCGCCTCGGCGTCACCCCGAGCGCCGTCTCCCAGCACCTGCGCGTCCTGCACGCCACGGGCCTGGTCGCCCGGGCCCGTGACGGCCGCTATGTCCTCTACCGCCGCACCTCCCTCGGCGATCAGCTGATCGACCGGCGTCCGCTCGCCGGCTAGTGCCTCGACGACCGGGCGGCTCCGGCGTGGGCGGGTGTCCTCGAGTGCGGTGAGGGACGCGGACGACGGCGGGCCGATCCTCGTCGCCCTGATGGGAACACCGCCCAAGGCGGCGCTCATGACGGTGTTCGCGATCTTCCTGGTGGGCGACGTGACGGCCGCCCCGGCCCCCTCCTATCCGGTGATGATGATCACGCGCGTCATCCTCGACGTCGTCATCGGCTCCTCCCTCGGCGGGCCGGCCATCGACGCCTACGGGCTGCGCGCGCCGCTGTGGCTGGGGGCGGTCCTGGCCGCCGTCGGTCTCCTCCCCCGCCTCCCCGATCTTCCCCGCCGCCGCCCGCCCGTGAGGCGCGCCGAGGTTCAGGGCGAGCGTCCGCTTTCCAGGGCCGTCGAGGGAAGAGGGGTTGCCGGGAGCGGAGGGGCCGTTGCGGGAAGCTGATCTGGAACGCGACGTCCGTCCCGCCCTCCGTGCGGGGCCGCTTCCGGCGGTGCCTTCGCAAGCGTCGTCGTGCGGCGCGGCTGTTTTCAAGACGGTCTTCCCCGGCGCCGGAGGCGCGCCGTCAAAAGGGGGGGCCTCACCCTCGATGATGGGTATTCGAGTAGCTCAGGAGGGGTGTGAGGGGAGATGGAAAGCTCATCGGGATTACTCTCTATTATATCAGAAATTCGCGGAAAATGCCACTGAATTTCATCTGGAAAATGGCATTATCCGGCTGTATGTTTGACGGCCGTGGCTGACAGGGAAGTGAAATACGTTTCATCGGGCGGCCTGCGACTGTGGACGGAGCGGTTCGGAGATTCCGCGCATCCGGCCGTGCTTTTGATCATGGGGACGTCCTCACCGGCCATCGGCTGGCCGGACGAGCTGGTGGAGACACTGGTCACCGGAGGACGGCAGGTGATCCGCTTCGACCACCGCGACACCGGCCGCTCCGACTGCGTCGACTTCGCGACGGACCCCTACACGCTGGCGGACATGGCCGCCGACAGCCTCGCCGTGCTGGACGGGCACGGCGTCCACGCCGCGCACCTCGTCGGCGCGTCCCTGGGCGGCGCCGTCGCCCAATGGATCGCCGCGCACCACCCGGAGCGGGCGCTCTCGCTGACCGCCATCATGAGCAGCCCGATGGGGCACAACGCCGGCCCCGCCTGGGAACGGGCGATGCGCGGGCAGGCCCCCGACCCCGACGACCTGCCGCCGCCCTCCCCGCGCTTCCTCCAGCATCTCGGCAGGCTCGCGGGCATGCCGCGGACGACCCGGGAAGAGCAGATCGCGGCCAACATGGAAACGCTGCGCGTGCTCAACGGCGACGCCCTGCCGTTCGACGAGGCCGCGGCCCGCGCCTACGCCGAAGCCGCCCACGACCGGGCCGAGAACCCCCAGGCGGCGCTCAACCACGACCTGGCCGGGCGGCGGCTGACCGAGGACCGGCTCGTCCCGCTGTCCTCGATCAAGGCGCCGACCCTCGTCGTCCACGGCAGCGCGGACCCCCTCCTCCCGCTGCCGCACGGCGAGGCCCTGGCCGCGCAGATCCCCGGCGCCCGCCTGCACGTCGTCCAGGGCATGGGCCACGGCTTCCACGCCCCAGGCCTGCCCCGGCAGATCGGCGAGGTCATCCTCGCCCACACGGAACCGGCCTGACCCGGCCCTCCCGGCCGCCGCCGGGTGATCGCCCGCCGGCGATCAGGGGCGGTACGGGAAGGCCAGGATAGCGCCGGGGTGGGTGAGGGTCTTGGTCGGGACGCCGAGCGCATCGCGGGTGATGCCGGTGCTGTCGGTGGCGACGTAGACGGTGCGGCCGTCCCGGGACACCGTCGTGTCCCGGTAGCGGTTGACGGTCTTGCCCAGCGGAGCGACGTCGACGATCCGCTCACCCCCCTCGGCCAGGCGCAACCGGTAGACGGCGCCGTCCTTGAGCGAGGGCATGAGCAGGGCCTTGCCGTCCGGATGCACCTCCAGGCTCGCCGGGGCGAGCGTCGGCCAGCACATGAAGTCCATGCCGCCGCACTTGGGGTTCTGGAACTCGTACCCGTCGTCCACGGTGTAGAAGGTCCGGATGGGCGGTGTGAAATCCGGGTGCGTCCAGTCGGTCTCCTTCTCCTGCGGCACCTCCTCGGGGACGGTGTAGTCGTCGTACGTCACGGACGCGCACCCGCCGCGGGCCGCCGACCAGTCGGCGTAGACGTAGGCCCGGTCGTCGCGGTACCCGGCGATGTGCGGCCAGCCGTAGTTGCGGCCCGCGCGGATGACGTTGACCTCGTCGTCGGTCTTCGGGCCCTGCTCGGAGGAGTAGAGCAGGCCGTCGGGGGAGAAGGCCAGGCCCTGGGGGTTGCGGTGGCCGTAGGAGTAGACGTGGCTGCGCACGCCTTCCAGCTCGGGGTTGTCGCGGGGGATGGAACCGTCGGTCTCCAGCCGCAGCACCTTGCCCCGGTAGGCGTCCCAGTCCTCGGCGCGGACCTGCGCGGCCGTGGGCAGCTCCTGGGCGCGGATGGGCTCGCAGTACAGCGAGAACTGGTTGGCCCCCTGGTCGCCGATCGTGTAATAGAGCTTGCCGTCCGGGCCGAACACGAGCCGCGCCGCCTGGTGGTCGTGGCCGGCCGGCATCCCGGTGATCAGATCCTTGGGGGAGTGCAGCCGTTCCCCGTCGGGATCGTACGTATACCGCACGATCTTGGTGCGTGGTCCAGCGTCCGTGCGGTAGGTGTGGGCGAGGTAGACGTGGTCGCGTCCGCGGCCGGTGAGCAGGTCGGGGTGGAGCGCCAGGCCCAGCACGCCGTCCTGCCCGCCCGTCGTGTGCACGGCCTCGGGGATCTCCAGTGCGGTCTTCTTCTCGCCGCTGTCCGGGTTCACCCGGACCACCCGCTTGCCGCTTTTCTCGGTGACCCAGATGAAGTCGTCGGGCCCGAGGACGATCTCGTACGGGTCGTCCAGCCCGGTGGCGACCACGCGGACGTCCTCGGAGACGGTCGTGGGGGTGGGATCGGATGCGGTCGTGGGCGCGGGGCCGGAGGGAGAGGACGCGCAGGCCGATGTCACGACCGCCGCGGTCGCGACCACCAGCGCGATCATGCTGCGTCGGTGCATGGGGGTGCCCTTTCGGGGGTGACGGGTCAGGCGTCGTCCGCTCCCGATTCCAGCACCCCCGGTGCTCCCCCCGCTACCCGATCTCCGTCCGGCCGTCCGCCCCGTGCGCGAGGAGGATCTTGACGGCCGCCACCGTGGCGTGGCCCCGCCATTCCAGCGCGCCGGCGGTGGAGGCGGAGACGAAGTCGACGGTCCACCCGCCGTCGTCGTCCTGGCGGGAGGCGAGCCGATCCAGATCGGCCTCGATCACCTCGCCGGGCAGCAGACCGCGCAGCGGGGTGCCGGGGCGGGGCGCGTAGTCCAGCGGGTGCAGCGCCTCGCCGTCCGCGCCGCCTGCGACGGGCAGGAGGCCGTCATCCGGCAGCAGCCCGACCATCCGGCGCAGCTCGCCCGGGGCCTCCGGGACCACGTCGTGCACGGCGTCCAGGAACGACAGCACGTAACGCAGCTCGTAGGAGCCGGCCGGGCGTTCCGCCGCGGCGATCCGCGCCATGCAGTAGCCGGTGGCCCGCTCCAGCCACCGGTGCTCGCGCACCGCCGCGTCGTACCGGCCGAGCAGGTGCGCGGCTCCGGCCACGGCGCAGGTCAGGTGCAGGCTGGAGTGCTCCGTGCCGGCCTGCCGCCACCAGGGCGCGGTCCCCGTCGGCTCGCCGACCGGCAGCGCGAACGGTACGCCGCCGTCGGGCAGGGTGACCGAGTCCAGCCAGTCGCACAGCCGTACAGCGGTCGGGCCGGGAGCGGCTCCACCGTACTCGGCGACCTCCTCCAGCACCTCGAAGGCGTGCAGGGCGCCCACCGGCTGGCTTTCCGGGCTGCGCAGGTCGGGCTCCAGCGCCCAGCCGAAGCCGCCGTCGTCGTTGCGGTAGGCGGCCAGGGCGCCGAGCACGCCGTCCGCCTCTCCGCGCCCGGTGATCAGATCGAAGCGACGGCGGTCGAGAAGCCGTGCGTTCGCGGTCATGAAAGCGGAGACGCGGTTCAGATCGATGTCCATGCGGCCATGGTGGGCGCGGAACGTCCGCCACGGCTTGAAAGAATCGGACGTCCGGCGGATCGGGCCTCAGCGGGCCGTGGCGTCGAGGGCCAGCGTGGAGAGATCACGCAGCGCCTTCACCAGCTCGGGTGGCTCGTCCACCCGGAAGGTGGCGCCCATCGGGACGAGGCGGGCGGCGAGCATCATGATGTGCGCGGCGAGGAGATGCGGGGTATCGGCCCCGGCGTACACGACGCAGGTTCGCTCGTCTTCGGCCTCCACCATGACGGCGGCGGGCATCCAGCCGGCGATGGCGTGCGCGGGGGCGTGCACGGTCACCCGGGCGCGGTGGCGGAACAGCACGGCATCCACCCCGCGTGAGACGTAGGCCACGACGTCTTCCTCCGGTAGGCGCCGGGGCGTGAACCTCGGCCCGTCCGGCACGCGCGGCTCGATCCGGTCGACCCGGAAGGTCCGCCAGTCGCCGCGCCCGACGTCCCAGGCCAGCAGATACCACCGGCGGCCGATATGCACCAGCCGGTACGGCTCCACCTCCCGCACGTCGCACTCACCGCCGTGACGGCGGTAGTCGAAGCGCAACCGCCGCCGATCGCGGCAGGCCGCGGCGATGGCGGCGAGCACGGATCCGTCCACGGTCGGTCCGCGGCCGTCGGCGGAGACGGTGAAGGTGTGCAGCGCGCCGACCCGGGGGCGTAGCCGGGCGGGTAGCACCTGTTCCAGCTTGGTCAGAGCACGCAGCGCGGTCTCCTCGATCCCGGTCACACTGCCGCCCGCGGCCGTGCGTAAGCTCACCGCCACCGCCACCGCTTCCTCGTCGTCCAGCAGCAAGGGCGGCATGGCGGCGCCCGAGCCGAGCCGGTAACCGCCCGCCACACCGGGGACGGCGTGCACCGGATAGCCGAGCTCACGCAGCTTCGTGACGTCATTGCGGATGGTGCGCTCGCTCACGCCCAGACGTTCGGCGAGTGCCCGACCGGTCCAGTCGGAGCGGGTCTGCAGCAAGGAGAGCAGACGCAGCAGCCGGGTAGAGGTTTTCCGCACTTTTTCAGTCTGACACCGATCGCGGAAGCTGGTTTGCCGCGATTACTGCGACGCTGAGGCCATGCGCGACGACATCGACATCCGCCCGTTCCGTATCGACATCCCACAGGAGCAGCTCGACGACCTGCGCGAGCGCCTGGCACGCGTCCGGTTCCCCGACGAGGCGCCGGGCGGTGGCTGGGAGATGGGCGTCCCGGTGGGTTACCTGGCCGATCTCGTACGCTACTGGGCGACCGGCTACGACTGGCGGGAGTACGAGGCGAAGATCAACGCGTTCCCGCAGTTCACCACCACCATCGACGGGCAGAACGTGCACTTTTTGCACGTCCGCTCGCCGGAACCCGGCGCGATCCCGCTGCTGCTGACCCACGGCTGGCCCGGCTCGATCGTGGAGTTCCTCGACGTCATCGGCCCGCTCACCGACCCGCGGGCGCACGGTGGCGACCCGGCTGACGCCTTCCACGTCGTCATCCCCTCCATCCCCGGCTACGGCTTCTCCGGCCCCACCACCGAGCGCGGCTGGAATCTGCGCAGGATCGCCCGGGCGTGGGACACGCTGATGGGCCGCCTCGGCTACACGCGGTACGGCGCGCAGGGCGGCGACTGGGGATCGGGCATCTCCCGTGATCTCGGGGTGATCGCGCCCGAGCGGGTCATCGGCGTCCACCTGAACTTCCTGCTCACCTTCCCCACCGGCGCGCCCGGCGAGACGGACGATCTGCACGAGATCGACAAGGAACGGCTGGGCAAGCTCCAGCGCTTCCAGGAGAACCTGTCCGGCTACCTGCGGATCCAGTCCACCCGGCCGCAGACTCTCGCCTACGGCCTGGCCGACTCGCCGGTGGGGCAACTCGCCTGGATCGTGGAGAAGTTCAAGGAGTGGACCAACGCGAAGAACGTTCCGGAGGACGCGGTCGACCGCGACCTGATGCTCACCAACGTGATGATCTACTGGCTGACCAACACGGCGGGCTCCTCGGCCCGGCTCTACTACGAGTTCGCGAACTCCTGGAGCAAGCCGGAGGTCTCGACCGTGCCGACCGGGGTCGCCGTCTTCGCCGGTGATCCCACGCCGCCGGTCCGGGCGCTGGCTGAGCGGACGGAGAACATCGCGCACTGGACGGAGTTCGACCGGGGCGGCCACTTCGCGGCCATGGAGGAACCCGACCTGTTCGTCCAGGACGTGCGGGCCTTCTTCGCCAAGCTTCGGTAGGTCGGCCCAGCCGTCCAGCCGGCACGTCCGGCAGGTGGGGTCATGGTGCGCCGGGCGGGACGTCGTTCGCCGTACCGGGCGCTATCCGCCGGAGCGGCTCCCGGCCCTCCGGGGCGGGCGGCGCGGCCCGTGGCCGCCGGGTGAGGGGTGCGGTTCGCGGGTGGGGTGGCGGCCGGCCGGGTCCTC
It contains:
- a CDS encoding Fur family transcriptional regulator translates to MTVSGTPTPAEELRAAGLRVTAARVALLETVRDGDHLDVEAIAAGVRDRVGHISLQAVYEALNALTAAGLVRRIEPAGSPARFEGRVGDNHHHIVCRSCGAVADVDCATGQAPCLTASDDHGFLIDEAEVIYWGLCPACADARAS
- a CDS encoding Cmx/CmrA family chloramphenicol efflux MFS transporter, which gives rise to MPFAVYILGLAVFAQGTSEFMLSGLIADIARELNVSISAAGALTSAFAAGMIVGAPLMALLSLRWPARRALLAFLIAFILVHVVGAITTSFTVLLVTRVLGALANAGFLAVGLAAATGMVAPNAKGRATSVLLGGITLACVAGVPAGAVLGQAAGWRAAFWAVALISLPAVFAVLRSVPDTVRTTDTPDEGRPSARRELRALRRPRLLVTLLLAALVNAATFATFTYLAPLVIDVGGFSASWVPAVLALFGLGSFTGVTIGGRLSDARPMRVLIPGGIALLAGWWLFAATADSPIAAFVLVFVQGTLSFAVGSTLIAQVLYAAVEAPSLGGSFATAALNVGAVVGPAVGGLTIAAGFGYRSPLWVSALLVTAALGTAGLALAVQHLRRTPREKAAVPRTTA
- a CDS encoding MFS transporter produces the protein MTDMTLSRRSVLILAVTCGVAVGNIYFPQAVGPLVAAGLGVPPDSAALVVTAAQVGYAAGIFLLVPLGDRLPHRPLLVTLLALTGLGLVTAGCAPALPPLVAASALVGVTTVVAQVIAPLAAGLTAPDRRGAVLGTLLSGSIGGMLLARAFGGTLGEWLGWRAPYLVAAAAALLLAAVLGVAMPATAPSSRQPYPALLAESARLLRTEPDLRRSCLYQATIFGGFSAVWTCLALLLTGPAYGLGAHVVGVLALVGAATMLCTPLAGRLVDRWGPDPVNLICMIGVLASAAILAAGAGGGGLGMTALVAGTLVLDVAMQSGMVANQARIFALRPQARGRLNTAYMACAFLGGSAGSWLGTQIYGRAGWRGVCALVALLAVLALIRHLAAVLPAAREPRSRRAGHPRR
- a CDS encoding ArsR/SmtB family transcription factor is translated as MISFELGVEDLADTRFAVSPLHEAVLSLRVLRDPGLSALHLPWRRSVLGKLGSLDTDLLLSLVGDSHALPDFLTPRPTGFAPSFEEELAAVARTSPELVRRDLLGAHAPGPLPGPLRAAVAAGDEQVIELRDAICDLLRRYWDIAVRSLWPRMRLLLEADMTYRARQLAVGGARLLFAGMHPNLQWQDGVLRIHRTVGHYHTVAAGRGLLLVPSVFARKPAPPVSPEEPPLLIYPSRGVATLWTTAPPPTSDALEALLGAPRAGLLSLLDEPLPTVELARRLGVTPSAVSQHLRVLHATGLVARARDGRYVLYRRTSLGDQLIDRRPLAG
- a CDS encoding alpha/beta fold hydrolase → MGTSSPAIGWPDELVETLVTGGRQVIRFDHRDTGRSDCVDFATDPYTLADMAADSLAVLDGHGVHAAHLVGASLGGAVAQWIAAHHPERALSLTAIMSSPMGHNAGPAWERAMRGQAPDPDDLPPPSPRFLQHLGRLAGMPRTTREEQIAANMETLRVLNGDALPFDEAAARAYAEAAHDRAENPQAALNHDLAGRRLTEDRLVPLSSIKAPTLVVHGSADPLLPLPHGEALAAQIPGARLHVVQGMGHGFHAPGLPRQIGEVILAHTEPA
- a CDS encoding glucose/sorbosone family PQQ-dependent dehydrogenase → MHRRSMIALVVATAAVVTSACASSPSGPAPTTASDPTPTTVSEDVRVVATGLDDPYEIVLGPDDFIWVTEKSGKRVVRVNPDSGEKKTALEIPEAVHTTGGQDGVLGLALHPDLLTGRGRDHVYLAHTYRTDAGPRTKIVRYTYDPDGERLHSPKDLITGMPAGHDHQAARLVFGPDGKLYYTIGDQGANQFSLYCEPIRAQELPTAAQVRAEDWDAYRGKVLRLETDGSIPRDNPELEGVRSHVYSYGHRNPQGLAFSPDGLLYSSEQGPKTDDEVNVIRAGRNYGWPHIAGYRDDRAYVYADWSAARGGCASVTYDDYTVPEEVPQEKETDWTHPDFTPPIRTFYTVDDGYEFQNPKCGGMDFMCWPTLAPASLEVHPDGKALLMPSLKDGAVYRLRLAEGGERIVDVAPLGKTVNRYRDTTVSRDGRTVYVATDSTGITRDALGVPTKTLTHPGAILAFPYRP